The following proteins come from a genomic window of Solwaraspora sp. WMMA2065:
- a CDS encoding MerR family transcriptional regulator has protein sequence MSDDALSAGSVARRLGVAVTTLRTWHQRYGLGPTRHVKGHHRRYSREDLARLEVMRRLTAEGVSPAEAARWARGNAAPPAPAGLGLGPGPGQGRAGGGHTIAVGTAGPAARGLARAAVRLDDLAMREIIERGLRADGVIATWDRVVRPVLAGVGDRYAATAGFIEVEHLLSRCVSAAFASVTGPASVTGPVPAALPGDSSGPLVGAGSGVLLACTDDEQHTLPLEALAAALVEAGVVARLLGARVPVTALVAAVDRTGPAAVVLWSHTPATADLGQLAAARSGRHRPVLVLAVGPGWPVPELPDGVRHCADLTDAFTLCRSADRSVGQQHLP, from the coding sequence GTGAGCGATGACGCGCTGAGTGCGGGCAGCGTGGCGCGCCGGCTCGGCGTGGCGGTCACCACGCTGCGCACCTGGCACCAGCGGTACGGGCTCGGCCCGACCCGGCACGTCAAGGGGCACCATCGCCGGTACAGCCGGGAGGATCTGGCCCGGCTGGAGGTGATGCGTCGGCTCACCGCCGAAGGCGTGTCCCCGGCCGAGGCGGCGCGATGGGCACGCGGCAACGCGGCTCCACCCGCCCCCGCCGGCCTCGGCCTCGGCCCCGGCCCCGGGCAGGGCCGGGCCGGCGGCGGGCACACCATCGCCGTCGGCACCGCCGGCCCGGCCGCCCGTGGTCTGGCCCGGGCCGCCGTACGCCTGGACGACCTGGCCATGCGGGAGATCATCGAGCGTGGGCTGCGTGCCGACGGGGTGATAGCCACCTGGGACCGGGTGGTCCGCCCGGTGCTGGCCGGCGTCGGTGACCGGTACGCGGCCACCGCCGGCTTCATCGAGGTGGAGCATCTGCTGTCCCGGTGCGTCTCCGCCGCGTTCGCGTCGGTGACCGGTCCGGCGTCGGTGACCGGGCCGGTCCCGGCGGCCCTGCCGGGTGATTCTTCGGGCCCGCTTGTCGGCGCTGGTTCCGGTGTGCTGCTGGCCTGCACCGACGACGAGCAGCACACCCTGCCGTTGGAGGCGCTGGCCGCCGCACTCGTCGAGGCCGGCGTGGTCGCCCGGTTGCTCGGTGCCCGGGTACCGGTGACCGCGCTGGTCGCCGCCGTCGACCGGACGGGTCCGGCCGCCGTGGTGCTCTGGTCGCACACCCCGGCGACCGCGGACCTCGGGCAGTTGGCTGCGGCCCGCTCCGGACGGCACCGTCCGGTGCTGGTCCTCGCGGTCGGGCCGGGCTGGCCGGTCCCCGAACTGCCGGACGGGGTACGGCACTGCGCCGACCTGACAGACGCATTCACGCTCTGCCGGTCCGCCGACCGGTCGGTCGGCCAGCAGCACTTGCCGTAG